In Pseudorasbora parva isolate DD20220531a chromosome 20, ASM2467924v1, whole genome shotgun sequence, a single window of DNA contains:
- the LOC137049208 gene encoding uncharacterized protein produces the protein MLISHREGQLAPQRVRVVGDLVLWDGPLGKTVGGTHPELFEEVAVSAHRSKTHFARSMRMAAVKYEEVMEFCPPNKPVAKFHESSASSSTRDFLEWWKWDSIGAACEPKCGGCRCGNCQPGGKEMTLAEERELEIVREGLTYVMEDNHSKEPHWHAKYPWLEDPASLPNNRKAVEATFLRMEKQLAKEPEWKAPYSAQVQDMLDRGAAVKLSEETITNWTGPVWYVSHLIAPNPHSVTTPVRLVWNSSQRFKGVSMNDLLVKGPDFLNQIRAVLLRFRSGVYAALGDIRKMYNSVWLEDREMNLHRFLWRNSEDEELEEYAVTRVNIGDKPAGCIAQLAMRETANLPSFAHLEEERRVLHQDSYVDDILTSHNDFNQLKSIVANVELILKAGGFLLKPWVFSDQSERGESEYEPSGTKENIMVLPNQMHDDENKALGLGYDVEDDKLRVMTSINFSKRKRKMRLGQNLLQEQVRTQTPNPLTRRELLSQISGVYDPVGLVTPAKQKGAILVRRAFQEAKDGRVPVSESWDTALSDGLREDAVKLFEEYVQLGQIKFTRALTPPNSSDKPWAITFSDGSENAYGAVMYLRWNSDQGSIIKLVESKAKLTPLDHKGDAVKAEMCGAVFASRLRKYFEQHSRIRVGKWYHLVDSQTVLGAIQRESNGYKTFFANRIGEIQEITKAQEWWWIPGPQNIADVITRGANPQSLDENSEWQNGPKFLSLPVDEWPIKSAKDIAATARESISKLQKKAFAAALTRSKSKQQGPAELSRQNEDLIQVQTEPRRPPAGSAVQNLLIMKQFSELSRLVNTVAWVWRAVKKFLGRNRTVNNPKWEAVSSTGTISVRERQDALRDIFLAAQEGITFPNTTRDRLVVYEDPDSGLLVCGGRVQVFKEDQVSVPILPYNAWVSTLLARESHRESHGGLAETLLRMRRKAWVIRGRRIAQKVVDSCVQCRRTKAKKCQQVMGDLPPERSQPAVPFKFTTVDLFGPYLVKDDVKKRASMKVWGVVFCCMSSRAIHAELANTQSTESFLMAFQRFAAIRGFPKKIYSDPGTNFIGARPVLQELYKFLEGIDKSALEETAARNGTEWMWKIHPADSPHRNGAAEAAVRILKRALQNCGVESSLTYSEFQTVLQMAANLANERPIDARAQAQEDCIQYVTPNALLLGRASQSGDVKTFDFSSYPFKRLQAMQVMVDKFWRHWSQLAGPNLFLRTKWYTMHRNVAIGDIVWIADQNALRGQFKLGRVISVNQDNKGVVRDVNVRTFPSYPVPITKPSKATTKNHPVSKERKEKIPSTVLHRDVRRLVVLLPIEEQVTK, from the coding sequence ATGCTTATAAGCCACCGAGAAGGTCAGTTAGCCCCGCAGAGGGTCAGAGTGGTTGGAGACCTTGTTCTATGGGATGGACCACTGGGAAAGACGGTTGGAGGAACTCATCCTGAGCTTTTTGAGGAGGTGGCTGTATCGGCTCACAGGTCCAAAACGCATTTCGCAAGGTCGATGAGAATGGCTGCTGTAAAGTATGAGGAAGTAATGGAGTTCTGTCCACCAAACAAGCCAGTAGCCAAATTTCATGAATCAAGCGCATCATCCAGCACCCGAGATTTTCTGGAGTGGTGGAAGTGGGATTCCATCGGCGCAGCGTGTGAGCCTAAATGTGGTGGGTGCCGCTGTGGAAATTGCCAACCAGGTGGGAAGGAAATGACTCTTGCTGAGGAGAGGGAACTCGAAATAGTAAGAGAAGGCCTCACTTACGTTATGGAGGATAACCACAGCAAGGAGCCACATTGGCATGCCAAGTATCCATGGTTGGAAGATCCAGCTTCCTTACCAAACAACCGGAAGGCGGTTGAGGCTACTTTCTTGAGGATGGAGAAACAGCTAGCCAAAGAACCTGAATGGAAGGCTCCCTATAGCGCTCAAGTGCAGGATATGCTTGACAGAGGGGCTGCAGTAAAGTTATCTGAAGAGACAATCACAAACTGGACTGGCCCTGTGTGGTATGTAAGCCATCTTATTGCTCCTAACCCTCACTCAGTCACAACACCAGTGAGGCTTGTTTGGAACAGCAGCCAAAGGTTCAAAGGTGTTAGCATGAACGATTTGTTAGTGAAAGGACCAGACTTTCTTAACCAGATACGTGCTGTCCTGCTGAGGTTCAGGAGTGGAGTGTATGCGGCATTAGGAGACATCAGGAAAATGTACAATTCCGTTTGGTTGGAAGACCGTGAAATGAATCTACACAGATTCCTTTGGAGAAACTCTGAAGACGAGGAGCTGGAGGAATACGCGGTCACACGAGTCAACATTGGAGACAAGCCAGCAGGGTGCATCGCGCAGCTGGCAATGCGTGAAACTGCTAATTTACCATCCTTTGCTCACCTCGAGGAAGAGCGAAGAGTGCTCCATCAAGACAGCTATGTTGACGACATTCTCACGTCCCACAATGACTTTAACCAGCTGAAGTCCATCGTAGCAAATGTGGAGCTAATCTTAAAAGCAGGAGGATTTCTTCTTAAACCATGGGTCTTCTCAGATCAAAGTGAGAGGGGTGAGTCTGAATATGAGCCCTCTGGAACCAAAGAAAATATCATGGTTCTACCAAACCAAATGCATGATGATGAAAACAAAGCACTTGGCCTGGGCTATGATGTGGAAGATGACAAGCTCCGTGTGATGACATCAATTAATTTCTCAAAGAGAAAAAGGAAAATGCGACTTGGTCAGAATCTTTTGCAAGAGCAAGTCAGAACCCAAACACCAAACCCACTGACACGGAGGGAGCTGTTGAGTCAGATATCAGGGGTGTATGATCCAGTAGGCCTAGTGACTCCTGCCAAGCAGAAAGGGGCAATTTTGGTCCGCAGAGCTTTCCAAGAGGCAAAAGATGGAAGGGTTCCAGTCAGTGAAAGTTGGGACACCGCCCTCTCAGATGGTCTTAGGGAAGATGCGGTTAAACTCTTTGAGGAGTATGTCCAGCTTGGCCAAATTAAGTTCACTAGAGCTTTGACTCCCCCAAATTCCAGTGATAAACCCTGGGCGATAACCTTTTCAGATGGAAGTGAAAATGCTTATGGTGCGGTAATGTACCTCAGATGGAATTCTGATCAGGGCTCAATCATCAAGCTTGTGGAGTCCAAAGCAAAACTGACTCCGTTAGATCACAAAGGAGACGCTGtcaaagcagaaatgtgtggaGCAGTGTTTGCTTCGCGGCTGCGAAAGTACTTTGAGCAGCATAGCCGAATTCGAGTTGGAAAGTGGTATCACTTGGTTGATAGCCAAACTGTCCTTGGTGCTATACAGCGAGAGAGCAATGGCTATAAAACATTTTTCGCTAACAGAATTGGAGAAATCCAAGAAATTACTAAGGCGCAAGAATGGTGGTGGATACCAGGTCCACAGAACATTGCAGATGTGATCACAAGGGGGGCTAATCCTCAAAGTCTTGATGAAAATTCAGAGTGGCAAAATGGGCCAAAGTTCCTTAGCTTACCAGTAGATGAGTGGCCAATAAAGTCAGCAAAGGATATAGCAGCTACAGCCCGAGAAAGCATCAGTAAGCTTCAAAAGAAGGCATTTGCAGCTGCACTGACAAGGTCTAAATCAAAACAACAGGGACCAGCTGAATTGTCAAGGCAAAATGAGGATCTCATCCAAGTCCAAACAGAACCCAGGAGACCACCTGCAGGATCAGCTGTCCAAAACTTATTAATAATGAAGCAGTTCAGTGAGCTATCCAGACTAGTTAACACAGTAGCGTGGGTTTGGAGGGCAGTGAAAAAGTTCCTTGGCAGAAATCGAACTGTAAATAACCCAAAGTGGGAGGCAGTCTCTTCAACAGGAACCATCTCCGTGAGAGAAAGACAAGATGCCCTTAGAGACATTTTTCTAGCTGCGCAAGAAGGTATAACCTTCCCGAACACCACCAGGGACAGGTTAGTTGTGTACGAGGATCCAGACTCTGGGCTGTTGGTTTGTGGTGGAAGAGTGCAGGTCTTTAAAGAAGATCAAGTTAGCGTCCCGATCCTTCCCTACAATGCATGGGTGTCCACATTGCTAGCCCGAGAATCTCACAGAGAAAGCCATGGAGGTTTGGCTGAAACTTTACTTAGGATGAGGAGGAAGGCTTGGGTCATCAGGGGTAGAAGAATAGCCCAAAAGGTTGTCGACAGCTGTGTTCAATGCCGGAGGACCAAAGCAAAGAAGTGTCAACAAGTTATGGGTGATTTGCCACCAGAGAGATCTCAGCCCGCTGTACCTTTCAAGTTTACAACAGTGGATCTCTTTGGGCCCTACCTTGTGAAAGATGATGTTAAGAAGAGAGCTTCCATGAAGGTCTGGGGTGTTGTCTTTTGCTGTATGTCAAGCAGAGCAATCCACGCAGAGTTGGCAAACACCCAATCAACTGAAAGTTTCTTAATGGCCTTCCAAAGATTTGCTGCAATTAGGGGCTTTCCTAAAAAGATCTATTCAGATCCTGGCACCAATTTCATCGGTGCAAGACCGGTTCTACAGGAGCTTTACAAGTTCCTGGAGGGCATCGACAAGTCTGCTCTAGAAGAAACAGCTGCACGAAATGGAACGGAATGGATGTGGAAAATTCATCCAGCCGATTCTCCACACAGGAATGGAGCTGCGGAGGCTGCAGTGCGCATTCTAAAAAGGGCACTCCAAAACTGTGGAGTCGAGTCTAGTCTCACTTACAGTGAATTCCAAACAGTACTTCAAATGGCAGCCAATCTTGCGAACGAGCGGCCTATCGATGCCAGAGCGCAAGCCCAGGAAGACTGTATCCAGTATGTAACTCCAAATGCACTACTGCTGGGGCGAGCATCCCAAAGCGGTGATGTCAAAACATTCGACTTTTCCAGTTACCCATTTAAACGCCTCCAAGCAATGCAGGTGATGGTGGATAAATTCTGGAGACACTGGAGCCAGCTTGCAGGTCCAAATTTATTCTTAAGGACCAAGTGGTATACCATGCATAGGAATGTTGCAATTGGAGACATCGTCTGGATAGCGGATCAAAATGCACTGAGAGGGCAATTTAAACTTGGCAGAGTAATCAGTGTCAATCAGGACAACAAGGGTGTTGTAAGGGACGTCAATGTTCGAACATTCCCAAGTTACCCTGTTCCTATTACAAAGCCCTCAAAAGCAACAACTAAGAACCACCCAGTGTCAAAGGAACGCAAAGAGAAGATCCCAAGTACTGTTCTTCACAGAGATGTGAGACGACTGGTGGTCCTTCTACCAATTGAAGAGCAAGTAACCAAGTAG